A stretch of Candidatus Binatus sp. DNA encodes these proteins:
- the dinB gene encoding DNA polymerase IV, with protein MIAHADMDAFFAAVEILDNPALRGLPVIVGGRSARGVVTSASYEARKFGVRSAMPTAQAQKLCPDGVFVPGRMNRYVEISRVVQRVFESFSPVVEPLSLDEAFIDLTGTERLLGPALGAARDLKRRVLEETGLVVSVGVAPTKMAAKILSDMSKPDGLLAIGPEYLTEFLRPLPVERLWGVGRVTLARLNEHGIRTVGDLASRDAAELKSLFSSMGLHLHELASGHDARHVIADWQRKSYGEENTFAHDLAQDSDELHRALIAHGDTIARRLRADKVRARTITLKLKLARPLGGGRYPLVTRSFSLEHSTNDGPEITRLAIHLLSRVRDRDKIRLAGVQVHHLERADDSQLGLFDSAPTVNDDRKRDRLNRALDVVNKKFGEEAVTRGLARAERAAPSRRIK; from the coding sequence GTGATCGCACACGCTGACATGGACGCCTTCTTCGCCGCGGTCGAAATTCTCGACAATCCCGCGTTGCGCGGCCTGCCCGTAATCGTCGGCGGACGCAGCGCGCGCGGCGTCGTCACGTCGGCGTCGTATGAGGCGCGCAAATTCGGCGTGCGCTCGGCGATGCCAACCGCGCAGGCGCAGAAGCTTTGCCCCGACGGCGTGTTTGTGCCCGGCCGGATGAACCGCTACGTCGAGATTTCGCGCGTCGTGCAGCGCGTCTTCGAAAGTTTCAGCCCGGTGGTCGAGCCGCTCTCGCTCGACGAGGCCTTCATCGATCTGACCGGCACCGAACGACTGTTAGGCCCGGCGCTCGGCGCGGCGCGCGATCTCAAACGCCGCGTGCTCGAGGAAACCGGGCTGGTCGTGTCGGTGGGCGTCGCGCCGACCAAGATGGCTGCGAAAATACTGAGCGACATGTCGAAGCCCGACGGCCTGCTAGCGATCGGTCCTGAATATTTGACCGAATTTTTGCGCCCGCTGCCGGTCGAGCGGCTCTGGGGTGTCGGCCGCGTCACGCTCGCGCGCTTGAATGAACATGGAATCAGGACGGTCGGCGATCTCGCAAGCCGCGATGCGGCCGAGCTCAAAAGTCTGTTCAGTTCGATGGGTCTGCATCTGCATGAACTGGCATCCGGCCACGATGCGCGCCACGTAATCGCCGATTGGCAGCGCAAATCTTACGGCGAGGAGAATACGTTCGCACACGATCTCGCGCAGGATTCGGATGAACTCCACCGCGCGCTGATTGCTCATGGCGATACGATCGCGCGGCGTCTCCGCGCCGACAAAGTGCGCGCGCGAACTATCACACTGAAGCTGAAACTCGCGCGACCGCTCGGCGGCGGGCGCTATCCGCTCGTCACGCGCAGTTTCTCGCTCGAGCATTCGACCAACGACGGTCCTGAAATCACGCGCCTCGCGATTCATCTGCTGAGCCGCGTGCGTGACCGTGACAAGATTCGGCTGGCCGGCGTGCAGGTGCATCATCTGGAACGCGCGGACGATTCTCAACTGGGGCTGTTCGATTCCGCGCCAACCGTCAACGACGATCGCAAACGCGATCGTTTGAATCGCGCGCTCGACGTGGTCAACAAAAAATTCGGCGAAGAGGCAGTCACTCGCGGCCTCGCCCGCGCCGAACGCGCGGCCCCGTCGCGCCGCATCAAATAG
- the hemG gene encoding protoporphyrinogen oxidase, giving the protein MVGGGITGLSAAYRLREIAATREIPLEVALLERGDRVGGPLETIRRDGFVIETGADSFLSEKPWAADLARRLGLGAELIPTREIYRRTFVVRAGHLVAIPAGFSMLAPSHLGPVFFSPLFSILGKLRIALEPLIPARTDGADESLASFVTRRLGREVLERVAQPLAGGIYTADPNRLSIAATLPRFVEMERRHGSLIKGLRAAERSSTAKNRNVSGARWSLFQSFKTGMAALPKALAAKLGSSIRKSAEVVAMSRDGERWRLATANGDTVEADAVIVAAPAYATARILSSIAPRAAQLLAQISYASAATVNLAFMQSDFPAPPEAFGFVVPAIERRRIIAGSFSSFKFEGRAPDGAVLARAFVGGVLQKEMMLLSDDEIVAAVRDEFRALLGIGVTPTIVEVRRWPNSMPQYEVGHLARVTEIETLLADVPAFAIAGAAYRGVGIPDCVRSGEQASDAIFAKLISDT; this is encoded by the coding sequence GTGGTCGGCGGAGGAATCACCGGCCTCAGCGCGGCGTATCGGCTTCGGGAAATAGCAGCGACGCGCGAAATCCCGCTCGAAGTCGCGCTGCTCGAGCGTGGCGATCGCGTCGGCGGACCGCTCGAGACGATCCGCCGCGACGGATTCGTAATCGAGACCGGCGCCGATTCATTCTTGTCTGAAAAACCATGGGCCGCGGATCTCGCCAGACGCCTTGGCCTTGGCGCCGAACTGATTCCGACTCGCGAAATTTATCGCCGTACATTCGTCGTGCGCGCCGGACACCTGGTTGCGATTCCGGCGGGATTCTCGATGCTCGCACCGTCTCATCTCGGGCCGGTTTTTTTCAGTCCGCTGTTTTCGATTCTCGGCAAACTCAGAATCGCGCTCGAACCGCTTATCCCGGCGCGCACCGACGGCGCCGACGAAAGCCTCGCGTCATTCGTGACGCGCCGGCTCGGCCGCGAGGTGCTCGAACGAGTCGCGCAACCGCTCGCCGGCGGAATCTACACCGCCGACCCGAACCGCCTGAGTATCGCGGCGACGCTGCCGCGCTTCGTCGAGATGGAGCGGCGTCACGGCAGCTTGATCAAGGGACTCCGCGCGGCGGAACGATCGAGCACAGCGAAAAACCGGAATGTAAGCGGCGCGCGATGGAGCCTGTTCCAGAGTTTCAAAACCGGGATGGCGGCGCTGCCGAAAGCGTTGGCCGCCAAGCTCGGTAGCTCGATTCGCAAATCTGCCGAAGTTGTTGCGATGTCGCGAGACGGCGAGCGCTGGCGGCTCGCGACTGCGAACGGCGATACAGTCGAGGCTGACGCGGTGATCGTCGCGGCGCCTGCGTATGCGACCGCGCGCATTTTGTCGTCGATTGCGCCGCGCGCGGCGCAACTGCTCGCGCAAATCAGCTATGCGTCGGCGGCGACGGTCAACCTCGCCTTCATGCAGAGCGATTTTCCGGCGCCGCCCGAGGCCTTCGGTTTCGTGGTTCCGGCAATCGAGCGGCGCAGGATAATCGCCGGCAGTTTTTCTAGTTTCAAATTCGAAGGACGCGCCCCCGATGGCGCAGTTCTGGCGCGCGCATTCGTCGGCGGCGTGCTCCAAAAAGAAATGATGCTTTTATCCGACGACGAGATCGTCGCCGCGGTGCGCGACGAATTCCGCGCGTTGCTCGGTATCGGCGTGACGCCGACAATCGTCGAAGTTCGGCGCTGGCCCAACTCGATGCCGCAGTACGAAGTCGGGCACCTGGCGCGCGTCACCGAAATTGAAACTCTGCTCGCCGACGTCCCCGCGTTCGCGATCGCTGGCGCGGCGTATCGCGGCGTCGGCATCCCCGATTGCGTCCGCAGTGGCGAGCAGGCGTCCGACGCGATCTTCGCTAAACTCATTTCAGACACCTGA